Proteins encoded within one genomic window of Columba livia isolate bColLiv1 breed racing homer chromosome 1, bColLiv1.pat.W.v2, whole genome shotgun sequence:
- the ZYX gene encoding zyxin isoform X6 translates to MASPGASGTRMTSTVSINISTPSFYNPQKKFAPVVAPKPKVNPFKAGGVSESSLPPPPEADSQRAQIGKVGEIPSVSMSLQAEELPLPPPPPPGEDASFSSNCAFPPPPPPFEEPFPPAPEEVFPSPPSPPPPMFDEGPVSKVPTPQIFPGSTGFLEKPLASEAYVEIPPAPKDTPRSFPSKFTPKPSGSLTFKPPGVDLTPTPRPWAAPQQCKEPLAPVPPSLSPAQPTPKFTPPHVSGSPKSVSKSGAGVPMVHSNSTRYPASLQTQFTATSPLGSSSQPQPLNFTNTQQRERPQVQEKPHPTEKPAAAKDTHRPTGSSADPPRGNSCLTMKEVEELEKLTQRLMKDMEHPPPAEAVTSDLCGFCRKPLSRTQPAVRALDCLFHVECFTCFKCEKQLQGQQFYNVDEKPFCEECYAGTLEKCSVCKQTITDRMLKATGNSYHPQCFTCVMCHTPLEGASFIVDQANQPHCVDDYHRKYAPRCSVCSEPIMPEPGKDETVRVVALEKNFHMKCYKCEDCGKPLSIEADENGCFPLDGHVLCIKCHTIRAKTAR, encoded by the exons ATGGCTTCCCCAGGTGCCTCAGGGACCCGTATGACATCTACAGTCAGTATCAACATTTCTACTCCTTCCTTTTACAACCCGCAGAAGAAGTTTGCACCTGTGGTTGCCCCTAAACCCAAGGTGAACCCCTTCAAGGCTGGGGGTGTGTCAGAGTCGTCACTGCCGCCACCTCCTGAAGCTGACAGCCAGCGTGCTCAGATAGGGAAGGTGGGGGAGATTCCATCAGTGTCCATGTCGCTGCAGGCAGAAG AGCTGCCGCTACCACCTCCTCCCCCACCTGGAGAGGATGCAAGTTTCTCCTCAAACTGTGCatttcccccacccccaccgCCCTTTGAAGAGCCATTTCCACCAGCACcagaagaagtttttccttctcctccttctcctcctccaccaATGTTTGATGAAGGGCCCGTGAGCAAGGTACCCACCCCACAG ATATTCCCAGGATCCACAGGTTTTCTGGAGAAACCATTGGCCTCAGAAGCCTATGTAGAAATACCACCTGCACCCAAAGATACTCCTCGTAGCTTTCCTTCCAAGTTCACTCCAAAGCCAAGCGGAAGCTTAACTTTCAAGCCCCCTGGAGTGGATTTGACCCCCACCCCAAGGCCATGGGCAGCCCCGCAGCAATGCAAGGAACCGCTAGCACCtgttcctccctctctctctcctgctcagCCTACCCCTAAATTCACCCCACCTCATGTTTCTGGCTCTCCTAAGTCTGTGTCCAAATCAGGTGCCGGTGTTCCCATGGTTCACTCAAACTCTACAAGATATCCTGCCTCCCTTCAGACTCAGTTCACAGCAACTTCACCTTTAGGTTCCTCCTCTCAGCCACAGCCTCTCAATTTCACCAATACTCAGCAGAGGGAGAGACCCCAAGTGCAAGAGAAGCCACATCCCACAGAAAAACCTGCTGCTGCAAAAGACACG CACAGACCCACAGGCTCCAGTGCAGATCCACCTAGGGGAAATTCCTGTCTGACCATGAAGGAGGTAGAAGAGCTGGAGAAGTTGACCCAGAGACTAATGAAGGATATGGAGCATCCACCCCCAGCAGAGGCTGTTACTTCTG ATCTCTGTGGCTTCTGCCGGAAGCCCCTATCACGAACCCAGCCAGCTGTGAGGGCCCTGGACTGCCTTTTCCATGTAGAATGCTTTACCTGCTTCAAATGTGAGAAACAGCTGCAGGGGCAGCAGTTCTACAATGTGGATGAAAAGCCATTCTGCGAGGAATGCTATGCT GGGACTTTGGAAAAGTGCAGTGTGTGCAAACAGACCATTACAGACCGGATGCTGAAAGCTACTGGTAACTCGTACCATCCTCAGTGCTTCACCTGTGTGATGTGCCATACACCTCTTGAGGGGGCCTCTTTTATTGTGGACCAGGCCAACCAGCCTCACTGTGTGGATGACTATCACAG GAAGTATGCTCCACGCTGCTCAGTCTGTAGTGAGCCTATCATGCCAGAGCCTGGAAAGGATGAGACAGTGCGTGTGGTAGCATTGGAGAAAAATTTTCACATGAAATGTTACAAGTGTGAG GACTGTGGGAAGCCCTTGTCTATTGAGGCAGACGAGAATGGGTGCTTTCCACTGGATGGGCATGTGCTGTGTATCAAATGTCACACCATTCGTGCCAAAACGGCACGCTGA
- the ZYX gene encoding zyxin isoform X5 produces the protein MASPGASGTRMTSTVSINISTPSFYNPQKKFAPVVAPKPKVNPFKAGGVSESSLPPPPEADSQRAQIGKVGEIPSVSMSLQAEELPLPPPPPPGEDASFSSNCAFPPPPPPFEEPFPPAPEEVFPSPPSPPPPMFDEGPVSKVPTPQVRGKMSSIDLEIDSLSIMLNDMEKNNPFKSRIFPGSTGFLEKPLASEAYVEIPPAPKDTPRSFPSKFTPKPSGSLTFKPPGVDLTPTPRPWAAPQQCKEPLAPVPPSLSPAQPTPKFTPPHVSGSPKSVSKSGAGVPMVHSNSTRYPASLQTQFTATSPLGSSSQPQPLNFTNTQQRERPQVQEKPHPTEKPAAAKDTHRPTGSSADPPRGNSCLTMKEVEELEKLTQRLMKDMEHPPPAEAVTSDLCGFCRKPLSRTQPAVRALDCLFHVECFTCFKCEKQLQGQQFYNVDEKPFCEECYAGTLEKCSVCKQTITDRMLKATGNSYHPQCFTCVMCHTPLEGASFIVDQANQPHCVDDYHRKYAPRCSVCSEPIMPEPGKDETVRVVALEKNFHMKCYKCEDCGKPLSIEADENGCFPLDGHVLCIKCHTIRAKTAR, from the exons ATGGCTTCCCCAGGTGCCTCAGGGACCCGTATGACATCTACAGTCAGTATCAACATTTCTACTCCTTCCTTTTACAACCCGCAGAAGAAGTTTGCACCTGTGGTTGCCCCTAAACCCAAGGTGAACCCCTTCAAGGCTGGGGGTGTGTCAGAGTCGTCACTGCCGCCACCTCCTGAAGCTGACAGCCAGCGTGCTCAGATAGGGAAGGTGGGGGAGATTCCATCAGTGTCCATGTCGCTGCAGGCAGAAG AGCTGCCGCTACCACCTCCTCCCCCACCTGGAGAGGATGCAAGTTTCTCCTCAAACTGTGCatttcccccacccccaccgCCCTTTGAAGAGCCATTTCCACCAGCACcagaagaagtttttccttctcctccttctcctcctccaccaATGTTTGATGAAGGGCCCGTGAGCAAGGTACCCACCCCACAG GTACGTGGCAAGATGAGCAGCATTGATCTTGAGATTGACTCACTGTCCATAATGTTGAATGACATGGAGAAGAACAACCCCTTCAAATCCAGG ATATTCCCAGGATCCACAGGTTTTCTGGAGAAACCATTGGCCTCAGAAGCCTATGTAGAAATACCACCTGCACCCAAAGATACTCCTCGTAGCTTTCCTTCCAAGTTCACTCCAAAGCCAAGCGGAAGCTTAACTTTCAAGCCCCCTGGAGTGGATTTGACCCCCACCCCAAGGCCATGGGCAGCCCCGCAGCAATGCAAGGAACCGCTAGCACCtgttcctccctctctctctcctgctcagCCTACCCCTAAATTCACCCCACCTCATGTTTCTGGCTCTCCTAAGTCTGTGTCCAAATCAGGTGCCGGTGTTCCCATGGTTCACTCAAACTCTACAAGATATCCTGCCTCCCTTCAGACTCAGTTCACAGCAACTTCACCTTTAGGTTCCTCCTCTCAGCCACAGCCTCTCAATTTCACCAATACTCAGCAGAGGGAGAGACCCCAAGTGCAAGAGAAGCCACATCCCACAGAAAAACCTGCTGCTGCAAAAGACACG CACAGACCCACAGGCTCCAGTGCAGATCCACCTAGGGGAAATTCCTGTCTGACCATGAAGGAGGTAGAAGAGCTGGAGAAGTTGACCCAGAGACTAATGAAGGATATGGAGCATCCACCCCCAGCAGAGGCTGTTACTTCTG ATCTCTGTGGCTTCTGCCGGAAGCCCCTATCACGAACCCAGCCAGCTGTGAGGGCCCTGGACTGCCTTTTCCATGTAGAATGCTTTACCTGCTTCAAATGTGAGAAACAGCTGCAGGGGCAGCAGTTCTACAATGTGGATGAAAAGCCATTCTGCGAGGAATGCTATGCT GGGACTTTGGAAAAGTGCAGTGTGTGCAAACAGACCATTACAGACCGGATGCTGAAAGCTACTGGTAACTCGTACCATCCTCAGTGCTTCACCTGTGTGATGTGCCATACACCTCTTGAGGGGGCCTCTTTTATTGTGGACCAGGCCAACCAGCCTCACTGTGTGGATGACTATCACAG GAAGTATGCTCCACGCTGCTCAGTCTGTAGTGAGCCTATCATGCCAGAGCCTGGAAAGGATGAGACAGTGCGTGTGGTAGCATTGGAGAAAAATTTTCACATGAAATGTTACAAGTGTGAG GACTGTGGGAAGCCCTTGTCTATTGAGGCAGACGAGAATGGGTGCTTTCCACTGGATGGGCATGTGCTGTGTATCAAATGTCACACCATTCGTGCCAAAACGGCACGCTGA
- the ZYX gene encoding zyxin isoform X3: MVKQLCLGEAFFRELVESVCAQQLPHLSFLLPFAAGRQASRDSLLCRGRGAQSRHLQHWERHFLLSLLPSLVSRGAEKMASPGASGTRMTSTVSINISTPSFYNPQKKFAPVVAPKPKVNPFKAGGVSESSLPPPPEADSQRAQIGKVGEIPSVSMSLQAEELPLPPPPPPGEDASFSSNCAFPPPPPPFEEPFPPAPEEVFPSPPSPPPPMFDEGPVSKVPTPQIFPGSTGFLEKPLASEAYVEIPPAPKDTPRSFPSKFTPKPSGSLTFKPPGVDLTPTPRPWAAPQQCKEPLAPVPPSLSPAQPTPKFTPPHVSGSPKSVSKSGAGVPMVHSNSTRYPASLQTQFTATSPLGSSSQPQPLNFTNTQQRERPQVQEKPHPTEKPAAAKDTHRPTGSSADPPRGNSCLTMKEVEELEKLTQRLMKDMEHPPPAEAVTSDLCGFCRKPLSRTQPAVRALDCLFHVECFTCFKCEKQLQGQQFYNVDEKPFCEECYAGTLEKCSVCKQTITDRMLKATGNSYHPQCFTCVMCHTPLEGASFIVDQANQPHCVDDYHRKYAPRCSVCSEPIMPEPGKDETVRVVALEKNFHMKCYKCEDCGKPLSIEADENGCFPLDGHVLCIKCHTIRAKTAR; the protein is encoded by the exons ATGGTCAAACAGCTTTGCCTGGGCGAGGCTTTTTTTCGCGAGTTGGTAGAAAGCGTTTGCGCTCAGCAGCTCCCCcatctttcatttctgcttcCCTTCGCGGCAGGCAGGCAGGCGAGTAGAGACAGcctgctctgcagaggcagGGGAGCTCAGTCCCGCCATCTCCAGCACTGGGAGCGgcattttctcctctcccttctcccgAGTCTCGTTTCCAGAG GTGCTGAGAAGATGGCTTCCCCAGGTGCCTCAGGGACCCGTATGACATCTACAGTCAGTATCAACATTTCTACTCCTTCCTTTTACAACCCGCAGAAGAAGTTTGCACCTGTGGTTGCCCCTAAACCCAAGGTGAACCCCTTCAAGGCTGGGGGTGTGTCAGAGTCGTCACTGCCGCCACCTCCTGAAGCTGACAGCCAGCGTGCTCAGATAGGGAAGGTGGGGGAGATTCCATCAGTGTCCATGTCGCTGCAGGCAGAAG AGCTGCCGCTACCACCTCCTCCCCCACCTGGAGAGGATGCAAGTTTCTCCTCAAACTGTGCatttcccccacccccaccgCCCTTTGAAGAGCCATTTCCACCAGCACcagaagaagtttttccttctcctccttctcctcctccaccaATGTTTGATGAAGGGCCCGTGAGCAAGGTACCCACCCCACAG ATATTCCCAGGATCCACAGGTTTTCTGGAGAAACCATTGGCCTCAGAAGCCTATGTAGAAATACCACCTGCACCCAAAGATACTCCTCGTAGCTTTCCTTCCAAGTTCACTCCAAAGCCAAGCGGAAGCTTAACTTTCAAGCCCCCTGGAGTGGATTTGACCCCCACCCCAAGGCCATGGGCAGCCCCGCAGCAATGCAAGGAACCGCTAGCACCtgttcctccctctctctctcctgctcagCCTACCCCTAAATTCACCCCACCTCATGTTTCTGGCTCTCCTAAGTCTGTGTCCAAATCAGGTGCCGGTGTTCCCATGGTTCACTCAAACTCTACAAGATATCCTGCCTCCCTTCAGACTCAGTTCACAGCAACTTCACCTTTAGGTTCCTCCTCTCAGCCACAGCCTCTCAATTTCACCAATACTCAGCAGAGGGAGAGACCCCAAGTGCAAGAGAAGCCACATCCCACAGAAAAACCTGCTGCTGCAAAAGACACG CACAGACCCACAGGCTCCAGTGCAGATCCACCTAGGGGAAATTCCTGTCTGACCATGAAGGAGGTAGAAGAGCTGGAGAAGTTGACCCAGAGACTAATGAAGGATATGGAGCATCCACCCCCAGCAGAGGCTGTTACTTCTG ATCTCTGTGGCTTCTGCCGGAAGCCCCTATCACGAACCCAGCCAGCTGTGAGGGCCCTGGACTGCCTTTTCCATGTAGAATGCTTTACCTGCTTCAAATGTGAGAAACAGCTGCAGGGGCAGCAGTTCTACAATGTGGATGAAAAGCCATTCTGCGAGGAATGCTATGCT GGGACTTTGGAAAAGTGCAGTGTGTGCAAACAGACCATTACAGACCGGATGCTGAAAGCTACTGGTAACTCGTACCATCCTCAGTGCTTCACCTGTGTGATGTGCCATACACCTCTTGAGGGGGCCTCTTTTATTGTGGACCAGGCCAACCAGCCTCACTGTGTGGATGACTATCACAG GAAGTATGCTCCACGCTGCTCAGTCTGTAGTGAGCCTATCATGCCAGAGCCTGGAAAGGATGAGACAGTGCGTGTGGTAGCATTGGAGAAAAATTTTCACATGAAATGTTACAAGTGTGAG GACTGTGGGAAGCCCTTGTCTATTGAGGCAGACGAGAATGGGTGCTTTCCACTGGATGGGCATGTGCTGTGTATCAAATGTCACACCATTCGTGCCAAAACGGCACGCTGA
- the ZYX gene encoding zyxin isoform X2 yields the protein MRGGGSGCHLRQDQEGEQEQVSVPGYVTPGSSSSPLVFLCCSCLCSSGMQRPGGAEKMASPGASGTRMTSTVSINISTPSFYNPQKKFAPVVAPKPKVNPFKAGGVSESSLPPPPEADSQRAQIGKVGEIPSVSMSLQAEELPLPPPPPPGEDASFSSNCAFPPPPPPFEEPFPPAPEEVFPSPPSPPPPMFDEGPVSKVPTPQVRGKMSSIDLEIDSLSIMLNDMEKNNPFKSRIFPGSTGFLEKPLASEAYVEIPPAPKDTPRSFPSKFTPKPSGSLTFKPPGVDLTPTPRPWAAPQQCKEPLAPVPPSLSPAQPTPKFTPPHVSGSPKSVSKSGAGVPMVHSNSTRYPASLQTQFTATSPLGSSSQPQPLNFTNTQQRERPQVQEKPHPTEKPAAAKDTHRPTGSSADPPRGNSCLTMKEVEELEKLTQRLMKDMEHPPPAEAVTSDLCGFCRKPLSRTQPAVRALDCLFHVECFTCFKCEKQLQGQQFYNVDEKPFCEECYAGTLEKCSVCKQTITDRMLKATGNSYHPQCFTCVMCHTPLEGASFIVDQANQPHCVDDYHRKYAPRCSVCSEPIMPEPGKDETVRVVALEKNFHMKCYKCEDCGKPLSIEADENGCFPLDGHVLCIKCHTIRAKTAR from the exons ATGAGGGGTGGCGGGAGCGGCTGTCACCTTCGCCAGGACCAGGAAGGAGAGCAAGAGCAGGTATCTGTGCCCGGGTATGTGACACCAGGGAGCTCCTCATCCCCCCTGGtcttcctctgctgcagctgcctgtgctcctctgGCATGCAGAGGCCTGGAG GTGCTGAGAAGATGGCTTCCCCAGGTGCCTCAGGGACCCGTATGACATCTACAGTCAGTATCAACATTTCTACTCCTTCCTTTTACAACCCGCAGAAGAAGTTTGCACCTGTGGTTGCCCCTAAACCCAAGGTGAACCCCTTCAAGGCTGGGGGTGTGTCAGAGTCGTCACTGCCGCCACCTCCTGAAGCTGACAGCCAGCGTGCTCAGATAGGGAAGGTGGGGGAGATTCCATCAGTGTCCATGTCGCTGCAGGCAGAAG AGCTGCCGCTACCACCTCCTCCCCCACCTGGAGAGGATGCAAGTTTCTCCTCAAACTGTGCatttcccccacccccaccgCCCTTTGAAGAGCCATTTCCACCAGCACcagaagaagtttttccttctcctccttctcctcctccaccaATGTTTGATGAAGGGCCCGTGAGCAAGGTACCCACCCCACAG GTACGTGGCAAGATGAGCAGCATTGATCTTGAGATTGACTCACTGTCCATAATGTTGAATGACATGGAGAAGAACAACCCCTTCAAATCCAGG ATATTCCCAGGATCCACAGGTTTTCTGGAGAAACCATTGGCCTCAGAAGCCTATGTAGAAATACCACCTGCACCCAAAGATACTCCTCGTAGCTTTCCTTCCAAGTTCACTCCAAAGCCAAGCGGAAGCTTAACTTTCAAGCCCCCTGGAGTGGATTTGACCCCCACCCCAAGGCCATGGGCAGCCCCGCAGCAATGCAAGGAACCGCTAGCACCtgttcctccctctctctctcctgctcagCCTACCCCTAAATTCACCCCACCTCATGTTTCTGGCTCTCCTAAGTCTGTGTCCAAATCAGGTGCCGGTGTTCCCATGGTTCACTCAAACTCTACAAGATATCCTGCCTCCCTTCAGACTCAGTTCACAGCAACTTCACCTTTAGGTTCCTCCTCTCAGCCACAGCCTCTCAATTTCACCAATACTCAGCAGAGGGAGAGACCCCAAGTGCAAGAGAAGCCACATCCCACAGAAAAACCTGCTGCTGCAAAAGACACG CACAGACCCACAGGCTCCAGTGCAGATCCACCTAGGGGAAATTCCTGTCTGACCATGAAGGAGGTAGAAGAGCTGGAGAAGTTGACCCAGAGACTAATGAAGGATATGGAGCATCCACCCCCAGCAGAGGCTGTTACTTCTG ATCTCTGTGGCTTCTGCCGGAAGCCCCTATCACGAACCCAGCCAGCTGTGAGGGCCCTGGACTGCCTTTTCCATGTAGAATGCTTTACCTGCTTCAAATGTGAGAAACAGCTGCAGGGGCAGCAGTTCTACAATGTGGATGAAAAGCCATTCTGCGAGGAATGCTATGCT GGGACTTTGGAAAAGTGCAGTGTGTGCAAACAGACCATTACAGACCGGATGCTGAAAGCTACTGGTAACTCGTACCATCCTCAGTGCTTCACCTGTGTGATGTGCCATACACCTCTTGAGGGGGCCTCTTTTATTGTGGACCAGGCCAACCAGCCTCACTGTGTGGATGACTATCACAG GAAGTATGCTCCACGCTGCTCAGTCTGTAGTGAGCCTATCATGCCAGAGCCTGGAAAGGATGAGACAGTGCGTGTGGTAGCATTGGAGAAAAATTTTCACATGAAATGTTACAAGTGTGAG GACTGTGGGAAGCCCTTGTCTATTGAGGCAGACGAGAATGGGTGCTTTCCACTGGATGGGCATGTGCTGTGTATCAAATGTCACACCATTCGTGCCAAAACGGCACGCTGA
- the ZYX gene encoding zyxin isoform X4 encodes MRGGGSGCHLRQDQEGEQEQVSVPGYVTPGSSSSPLVFLCCSCLCSSGMQRPGGAEKMASPGASGTRMTSTVSINISTPSFYNPQKKFAPVVAPKPKVNPFKAGGVSESSLPPPPEADSQRAQIGKVGEIPSVSMSLQAEELPLPPPPPPGEDASFSSNCAFPPPPPPFEEPFPPAPEEVFPSPPSPPPPMFDEGPVSKVPTPQIFPGSTGFLEKPLASEAYVEIPPAPKDTPRSFPSKFTPKPSGSLTFKPPGVDLTPTPRPWAAPQQCKEPLAPVPPSLSPAQPTPKFTPPHVSGSPKSVSKSGAGVPMVHSNSTRYPASLQTQFTATSPLGSSSQPQPLNFTNTQQRERPQVQEKPHPTEKPAAAKDTHRPTGSSADPPRGNSCLTMKEVEELEKLTQRLMKDMEHPPPAEAVTSDLCGFCRKPLSRTQPAVRALDCLFHVECFTCFKCEKQLQGQQFYNVDEKPFCEECYAGTLEKCSVCKQTITDRMLKATGNSYHPQCFTCVMCHTPLEGASFIVDQANQPHCVDDYHRKYAPRCSVCSEPIMPEPGKDETVRVVALEKNFHMKCYKCEDCGKPLSIEADENGCFPLDGHVLCIKCHTIRAKTAR; translated from the exons ATGAGGGGTGGCGGGAGCGGCTGTCACCTTCGCCAGGACCAGGAAGGAGAGCAAGAGCAGGTATCTGTGCCCGGGTATGTGACACCAGGGAGCTCCTCATCCCCCCTGGtcttcctctgctgcagctgcctgtgctcctctgGCATGCAGAGGCCTGGAG GTGCTGAGAAGATGGCTTCCCCAGGTGCCTCAGGGACCCGTATGACATCTACAGTCAGTATCAACATTTCTACTCCTTCCTTTTACAACCCGCAGAAGAAGTTTGCACCTGTGGTTGCCCCTAAACCCAAGGTGAACCCCTTCAAGGCTGGGGGTGTGTCAGAGTCGTCACTGCCGCCACCTCCTGAAGCTGACAGCCAGCGTGCTCAGATAGGGAAGGTGGGGGAGATTCCATCAGTGTCCATGTCGCTGCAGGCAGAAG AGCTGCCGCTACCACCTCCTCCCCCACCTGGAGAGGATGCAAGTTTCTCCTCAAACTGTGCatttcccccacccccaccgCCCTTTGAAGAGCCATTTCCACCAGCACcagaagaagtttttccttctcctccttctcctcctccaccaATGTTTGATGAAGGGCCCGTGAGCAAGGTACCCACCCCACAG ATATTCCCAGGATCCACAGGTTTTCTGGAGAAACCATTGGCCTCAGAAGCCTATGTAGAAATACCACCTGCACCCAAAGATACTCCTCGTAGCTTTCCTTCCAAGTTCACTCCAAAGCCAAGCGGAAGCTTAACTTTCAAGCCCCCTGGAGTGGATTTGACCCCCACCCCAAGGCCATGGGCAGCCCCGCAGCAATGCAAGGAACCGCTAGCACCtgttcctccctctctctctcctgctcagCCTACCCCTAAATTCACCCCACCTCATGTTTCTGGCTCTCCTAAGTCTGTGTCCAAATCAGGTGCCGGTGTTCCCATGGTTCACTCAAACTCTACAAGATATCCTGCCTCCCTTCAGACTCAGTTCACAGCAACTTCACCTTTAGGTTCCTCCTCTCAGCCACAGCCTCTCAATTTCACCAATACTCAGCAGAGGGAGAGACCCCAAGTGCAAGAGAAGCCACATCCCACAGAAAAACCTGCTGCTGCAAAAGACACG CACAGACCCACAGGCTCCAGTGCAGATCCACCTAGGGGAAATTCCTGTCTGACCATGAAGGAGGTAGAAGAGCTGGAGAAGTTGACCCAGAGACTAATGAAGGATATGGAGCATCCACCCCCAGCAGAGGCTGTTACTTCTG ATCTCTGTGGCTTCTGCCGGAAGCCCCTATCACGAACCCAGCCAGCTGTGAGGGCCCTGGACTGCCTTTTCCATGTAGAATGCTTTACCTGCTTCAAATGTGAGAAACAGCTGCAGGGGCAGCAGTTCTACAATGTGGATGAAAAGCCATTCTGCGAGGAATGCTATGCT GGGACTTTGGAAAAGTGCAGTGTGTGCAAACAGACCATTACAGACCGGATGCTGAAAGCTACTGGTAACTCGTACCATCCTCAGTGCTTCACCTGTGTGATGTGCCATACACCTCTTGAGGGGGCCTCTTTTATTGTGGACCAGGCCAACCAGCCTCACTGTGTGGATGACTATCACAG GAAGTATGCTCCACGCTGCTCAGTCTGTAGTGAGCCTATCATGCCAGAGCCTGGAAAGGATGAGACAGTGCGTGTGGTAGCATTGGAGAAAAATTTTCACATGAAATGTTACAAGTGTGAG GACTGTGGGAAGCCCTTGTCTATTGAGGCAGACGAGAATGGGTGCTTTCCACTGGATGGGCATGTGCTGTGTATCAAATGTCACACCATTCGTGCCAAAACGGCACGCTGA